Below is a window of Littorina saxatilis isolate snail1 linkage group LG2, US_GU_Lsax_2.0, whole genome shotgun sequence DNA.
TTCTAGCTACTACATAtctaaaggtttttttttatgtagaGTATTAATTACTTACCACAACCATGAGAAGTGTCAAGATATTCACAAGCCGGACACTCAGAACCTGTAAAACCAAAAAATGTAATTTTTATACAATATGTTTGCAATAAGATGTatgtaatgttgaactttagcgttgtaaattcagagCTGAAAATCATCATTGActtatttttgtcacaaagaaTATTTCTCATGAAATTAATTGGCGGATTAATCTCCAAaattaagcataattaatttgGCCATTTGAACAATGAAAATGACAAGAATTGATAATGCATacgcaggcctgaaagtggcgagtattttactcgccatggcgagtagaaacatgtaaatggcgagtagaaatttTAATCTACtcaccaaatgcgagtaaagttgctaaAACAAATAGTTGGTTGGgtgagtaaaatttgctcttTTGTTAGCTCTGGCTATTAAATTATGAGAACtactagccaaaggccagtgccccattttgtggactttcatcGCTGATACGTAATACCGGCAGAGTTGTCGCCCATCCTTTGAAAACGTGGCTGTGCCGATGTTTTTCTTCTAAAAGCCATGTAAATGAAACGCATTTGTACAGTTCTTTCCGTGACTTCAAAGATATCTATAATGATTTAATTGTTATGCTTACAAGAGCAGGTTCTACAAAACTGGAGGCTTAAATTGCAATAGATTGTAAGCTTTGAAGTTACAACGCTAATGTCCAACATTACAAACATTTGTAATGCAGAAATAAAGGATACCAACAGGACAGTCATCCGTgtaacaacaaacaagcaagtgTTGTacgctactttcactttcgctaTGGAGGTCGTCTACTACGTCTGTTTCCGTTTCacggttttgttgtttttggccGCACATTTCTTCAAACTCTAaggagcacacacaaaaatattctTTTAGAAATATGATACGTAGTCAAAAGAAACGTTCTCACAAAGATTTCTTACAATCTTCGGCGATAATTCAAAGAAAATCGCATCAGGAATGGCAGTTTTGGACGAAGATGCTGTTGACGCCATCTTTCCAAAGTGCAGTCATATGACTGCCTTATCTCCGACAAACGGTTTGATTGGCTCTCCTTATGCTGTAAACCAATGAAAATGTTCGTAACAAAACACCCTACTAGCAGACAACAATAAAAGCATGTGACCATTTGACAGGCACGGGCGTTCTCTTCAAACAAAAACGCACGTTTTTTGCAGTTGTATAGCCTCAGGTAAGTTGTCATTTAACAGCATTACACCATGAGCGTCACTCTTGCAATAAGCTTACTTTGGTTTCCAGTTGAACcatacattctctctctctctctctctctctctctctctctctctctctctctctctctctctctctctctctctagctctctcagGGTCAGTCTCTCATGTTATCTATCACATTcagtgattcacacacacagcgTGATTTTTACACAGTAATGAGCAATTTCTAATTATTGCAACATATGTGCGGCATTGTCAGTTGACGACATCACAAGCTATAGCCCATAGAAGGAATCTGTGTTTTGGTGTATTTTGGTCTGTATCGTTGTTCATTTCTGTCCTGTATCTGGGACCGCCAATACTAGGCCTCTGACTCTGAATTCATGTACTGCAATATATTAGCTGCTTTTGTACGGTAAGGCCGAACAGAACAACAGAATGAGAAATACTGCCTTAAATCAAGTAGTTTGCAGGTAGTTGCCATTGCACTACTTAAACACACAATTTTAACTATTTCAAACAGCAGCTAGCTAATCTGTGGCTAAATTGTTTTAATATTATAAGTATGTGTAGGCAATCTCCAGATTGAGCCCCCTTGTTTGATGTCACACTGCATGAATCTCGAATGTTCAGTATAATTATGTGACGTCACTTTGACAGGGCTAAGGCTGCTGGGCCATCAGACTATCACGCCTCACGTATCACGTATAATATATCATGTCTTTTTTTGGTAGGACATCACGCCTCACGCCTCACGCCTCACGCCCCCTATGTTGAtggtttgtttttgatttttagcGCTCGAAAATGGATTCTTCAGATGAAAACAAATGTCTGGACAATTATCAGTGTATGCTCTCGACCATAGCCTATTTTTTTGCCACGTCTGTTGGAttgtcattaaaaaaatcaatcaaaacTAACCTTTTGGCGGTCGAAGTAGTTCATGTAGATCTTCCTACACCTGGTTTCGTTGATCCTTATCCTTATAATCAGGATGCCTAGGATCCCAAAGTAGTTGCCTCGCTCTAACCAGCTCAATAAGATCTCCATCCTTATAATCAGGATGCCTAGGATCCCAAAGTAGTTGCCTCGCTCTAACCAGCTCAATAAGATCTCCATCCTCATATCACGTCTTGGAAAAAGTTAACCTTCCCACTTTCCTCTTCACGCGTGATACGTGAGGCGTGAAGCGTGAAGTCGTATGGCGCATCATGACAAAAATAACGTTGGTTCATTTTTCTATCACGTGAGGCGTGAAAGTCTATGGCCACGGGGCCTAAGAAACAAATTCCGAAAAGAACTATTTTTCTGGGtggtggaagagttgcttttccttgttTGTCTTGGTTTTCCATAGAATCAGTGAGGCAAGCTTCATGTGACATGGTAGGTTTGCCTCATTGTTTTCTttgaaacaagggaaagcaacttttccacaacccataaaacttgacagagttattttcaaacaTTGTCTATTCTGGAGCTCAATAGCCGTATACTTGGTAACagtgcgtgtgtatatatatgtgttgcaatcggctccgaaagggtttgattctccagtaggctgtctgtgaagagttctttctagatctaattcttaccccctccccccacctcttccattacctctagtgtgctccctgctttcaaaattccttgttggaatgtaggcggtggagacacacacagagtaaaggatgatctcccttgctcatgacgtaatttctatgcattctcgctcttgacgtcattctatatatatatatatatatatatataaaacatcagaaattgtgaaagaaacagtTAGTAGGTTTCGTGTGTTTGATTGAACAGGTGACAGCAGTCTGCACGGCATCGTATCAGCTCATGACCTGTGCCGCAGTGTGCACTGTGCATATCCACCAGCAAAATGTCGGATGAAAGGGAACCCATTGTGCCGCGATCAGCAGAGTCCCCGTCTGCTGCATCCAGCAGTGCTGTACTCTACCATGACAGTTCTCAGTCACCACAGTCTGTGAGTACAACTatgtcagcgtgtgtgtgtgtgtgtgtgtgtgtgtgtgctgcactCTACCATGCCAGTTCTCTACAGTCACCACAGTCTTTAGGAGATATGTCagctggtgtgtgtttgtgtgtgtgtgtgttgtatgtgtgtgtgtgtgcatatgtgcgtgcatgtgtgtgtacctACATGAATTTGCATGGTAAAGATCCAAATTTCAGTTTAACAGCAAACAACTCCAGGGAGAAAGAAACCTGAATTCCCATGGGGGAAACCTCTCAGGACTAAACTTATGAATACcttttattaaaaaaaccaaaaaaacaaaaaaaccttcacgatcacgggaagggaaattttagctttcacgatcacagttaccttgatttttgttttcacgatcacaaacaccttgacgtatagaggatcatagagtgatacagctgtgaaaaatgtacgttgaaaataaaatgctttgcaataatgcccatcacaatcacgaaaacaaatgacgatcacgatcacgagacttgatttttttgtcatcacggatcacgggcaaagtcccatcacgatcacagaaatggaaatttcggcaatcacggtcacagaaaggtcaaaaaacgccaatcacgatcacgattttaaaccctttggggccctcttttGACAGCAACATCAGCATCATTGTGTTTAGGCAGTGTGCAAAATAAATCATCAGTCTTTGGTTGTTATTTGTAAATATCTTGAGCACACCATAGACAAGTCAAAAACATAGAACAAAAGACACATAGATATATACAACAAAATAATTgaggtgtgtgtttttctttttctttttttccttgttCATTCAGAAATCCTATTGTCATGTTCTTTTCTGCATATGTTTTGGATGAATTTCTCTTTGTCAAAAAACTTGAAAAAGGTAGAAGGAATATTAAAGTGTGTTATTTTCAATGTGTTTTCAGAGGACATGCCAGCTGTTGTTTGTCGGCCTTGTGGTTGTTATGGTCTTGGTAAGTGTATTGTCTGTTTATTTGACAGATTTTGTTAAAATCATATTTGATTACTAGTCTGCgtgttcttttaattttattaatttttttaaactaaTGACCTTGTcaaaaatcatgtttttcacAAGAagcagtcagaatgttgatttCAGGTATTTGTCCAAGCGGAACCAGAGGTCTCGTCCCATGTATAGTCAGCACAACTCTTTTCATGGATAGGACTGCTTTTATAATCAGTTGACCtcagattattattttttgttggtttgatcAAGATAAATCATGATGCCTTTATAATTGATAAATCGTAAAATTAAtataaaagtcctacggttttaagccattaaggacttgagtgtttttATAATTGATACTGGACATGTGAGTGTATGTAGGcagttatgtatgtgtgtgtgtcactgtgttggtgtgtgtggatttggatgtgtgtgtgtgtgtgtgtgtgtgtgtgtgtgcaaatgtgcgtgtgtgaaagGAGTGTTTTTATTAGTGTGACTATGAGTGTTATGAGTTTTGGATTTGTGATTTTTATGTTAATTGATTTCTGAGGTTATGgggtggatgtgtgtgagtACTGGGCTGTGGTTTTTTACTTGATGTAATTAAATTGAATTACATTGAAAAATGAAGCATTCTAAGGAGCATGAAGGAATTTGTTTTAACAGTATTACAACTTTtgctactttttatatttagtcaagttttgactaaatattttaacatcgagggggaatcgaaacgagggtcgtggtgtatgtgcgtgtgtgtgtgtgtgcgtgtgtgtgtgcgtgtgtgtgtgtgtgtgtgtgtgtctgtgtgtgtgtgtagagcgattcagactaaactactggaccgatctttatgaaatttgacatgagagttcctgggtatgaaatccccatacgtttttttcatttttttgataaatgtctttgatgacgtcatatccggcttttcgtgaaagttgaggcggcactgtcacgccctcatttttcaaccaaattggttgaaattttggtcaagtaattttcgacgaagcccggacttcggtattgcatttcagcttggtggcttaaaaattaattaatgactttggtcattaaaaatctgaaaattgtaaaaaaaaaataaaaatttataaaacgatccaaatttacgtttatcttattctccatcatttgctgattccaaaaacatataaatatgttatattcggattaaaaacaagctctgaaaattaaatatataaaaattattatcaaaattaaattgtccaaatcaatttaaaaacactttcatcttattccttgtcagttcctgattccaaaaacatatagatatgatatgtttggattaaaaacacgctcagaaagttaaaacaaagagaggtacagaaaagcgtgctatccttcttagcgcaactactaccccgctcttcttgtcaatttcactgcctttgccatgagcggtggactgacgatgctacgagtatacggtcttgctgaaaaatggcattgcgttcagtttcattctgtgagttcgacagctacttgactaaatattgtattttcgccttacgcgacttgtttctttttcttttatatttgagcagtggggttttttttggtttgaggttatactttcttttctttcagtaCTTGTTTTGTTCAGGTTAGCTctgttgcttttattgagttacttccctttgactaGGCTGGCAGTATGTCCTTATTCAGAgcacttttttctctcaaatttCTGCTGTTTTTCAGAGCATGAATATTTTTCTTATTATTGCAGTTTTTTTCAGATACTTTGATTCTCTTTTGTATGTTCAGGTAACCCTGGTACTGAGCATTTGGCGTGGTATTGAAGTGACGGAGAGCGGCTTCATGTACTTCATGCTGGGACTGAACTTGCTTGGCTTTGCCATCCTGGAGATCATCATGGTAAGGGCAGATAACTATACAGAGAAAAGATACTTGTCGCATAAAAAATAGTATGTAGGCTGATATAAGAGCCAGATTAACCTTTATACAAAATTTACCTGTCTTTAAATGAACTACATTATGTTGTAATTTTCTTTATACAAAATTTTAATGTAAGCAAATAATAATTAGCTGATTGGTGTaatttttatattatttttcgTTTACAAGATGAAAAGGGAGTAGGGATTGCCTTGTGAAGTGTTTCAGTGAAGATTAACAGAAGTGGAACAGAATGTGAATAAAGAGTGAAAAGTTGATGAACACAATTCTGGTATCTGTTGACTTTAAGGGAGATAATGGTTTTTCAAAATGGACTGTGGGGTATTGTAATTTTcctgagttatctttctttgAGTTAAATTGGTCCAGTTTGTCTCGAAAACTATCTCCGTTCAATTGTTTTGACATACATTGAACTTGACATGTCTataattatgtctgtctgtctgtagttgatagagaaagtgagagagaactAATTTTTCTGATTTTCAATGGTTTCAACAGATCATGTTTGTCCGACGAGGTGATTTGCCGAAAGGAAAGACCTGGTTTCTCTACTTCGTTGGTGGAGCTGTCATCCTAGAATCAATATTTACTGATGTTGCACTTTTCCGATGATGTCCAGCTGATGAATTTATGAAGGTTTCGTGAACTGCTCAAAATCAATCCTGTTTAGATTTGATAATAAAAATGTCAACATTTTTTACTTAAAACTATGACAAGTAGTTTGTAGTTTACTTTTCAGGTATGTGTAATGTTATATCTAGTCTGACCTGACAGGTGCATTTCTGGGTTAAACTGAAACACCTTCTTTGCTTTGAATTATCTGAGCTATGCTTATAAATTAATTTTGTATACCTTTTGactggatttttgtgtgtgtgtgtgtaataattgCATAGTATCATATACTCATTTTCCCCCAGAATTTATGTTTACATGATGTTTGATGAAAAGTTATTTATTTCTACTGCTGATGGAACTGTATTTTGCCTCATCAAGTCATATAATGCTCGCTTGGACAAGGAGGGAAATAGTGAGACAGAGGATAAaaaaatctgtgtgtgtgtgctagtgtgcgcatgcgtgtgtgtgtactttttattttttcaattttgttcAAATATATTTGTTGTTAGAGGGTTTGTTCGTCAAGAAAGTGCATCTTCATCCTTAAATGgtcccttcttttttttttttttttacttccttgGTCAAGGCATTGAGAAGAGTAGATGCACATTGAAGCTTGTGAACCATATTTATAAATATATTGTTATTTGTACTTGTatgccaaacatatcacatgTGTCGTTGAAGTCCAGACATATCAACATATTCTAGCAAGTGGCCATATGAAGTCCAGACATATCAACATGTTCTAGCAAGTGGCCATATGAAGTCCAGACATATCAACATGTTCTAACAAGTGGCCATATGAAGTCCAGACATATCAACATGTTCTAGCAAGTGGCCATATGAAGTCCAGACATATCAACATGTTCTAACAAGTGGCCATATGAAGTCCAGACATATCAACATGTTCCAGCAAGTGGCCATATGAAGTCCAGACATATCAACATGTTCCAGCAAGTGGCCATATGAAGTCCAGACATATCAACATGTTCTAGCAAGTGGCCATATATATTGTTTACATTTATCCGAAGTTGGATCTCATGGCCAGCACAAAATGTTCTGTGAACACCAGGAGAGCCAACATTGAGAAAACTAAGACGGAAATAGTGACATGCTCATGCATGTGAACATATCGCATTAGATTATGAGAAAAAGATAACCTGTGAAAGAAGTGTGAAATAAGGGGAAAGCAAATGCCTGGCAGTGAAAAAAGGGAAAAGCCCTTTGCACAAAGTACAAATTAGTCTCTTCTTTTCAGTACGGTTTGTCTGAGAAAAGTTTGTTTCATATTTTTCATTGTAGGTTAAGGGTAAAAATGGGGCAATAGGgtaagcacacaaaaaatgcccgccccccccccccccccccccctaattttTTTATTGCAACAGTTTTGTACAGTTATTTGAGCTGCAGCAAAATGTGCATTTGTTTGCTACTTGGGTGATGGATTGGATGGATAGCACAATTCAAAATCTGGTATTATCTCACCTGGCCTTGTATGAAGGTTCTTTTGCCCTGTCTGTTAAACAATTGGTATGATCAAAATGTCTGTTAAACAATTGGTATGATCATAGACatataatataggtccctggtttgATCAAAACTGTATTTTCCTGTTATCTTTTACATGCAAAATGTTTGTGAGCTATGGCAGCACAGGGTCAATGATGGTCAGTTACTGCTTTAttacttttagtcaagttttgattatatCTGTTTTGCGAAGTATTAACGCATATAATGTGTGGATGAAACTACAAATACAATTTATTTACTGCTCTGTGGCTCAGCTCCTTttgatctgtgtgtgtctgtatctttctgtctacatgtttatatgtgtgtcttttttttctccattttagGCATATATaactctctccccccttcccctcccatctcatctctctctctctctctctctctctctctctctctctcactcactctctctctctctcactctctctcactctctcagtctctctctctcccacacacaccggcacacacacacacaaacacacacaaacagaccatCAGCGCTtttgtcagacacacacacacacacacacgcacagacccTCATTTACGACTCCACCTAAAGTCTACCGCACACGATCAACTTCTCTGCCCTTTTTACACCTGCCCGCTCCAAAGTGGAAAGTCAACGTACGGCTGAGTAACGTGAGACTGGAAGATCAACGTCTTTGCAGAGAGTATACTTTGCTTATTGCTGTGCTGATAACATCAGTGGAGGGGCAGTGAGAATGCAGGAACACACTAAATCTGACGGCTCTAATCCCTAGCAGGCCGAGTTGCACCCTCAGTATAAACCGCTCACGTCGTTAACTCCTACCACAGGTATTCAGAATTTAAAGGTAAAAATGGCAGTCTGGAATAAGAAATTTCCGGTAGCCTCTCACTCTAAACAATGCAACTCCACAtactaacacaaaaacaaaccgcTCACAGTCGTTAATTCTTACCACAGGTACTCTGAATTCAAAGTAAAACCTAAAATGCGGTGTGTGGTagttatatttttagattcgtaaaaacaaacaagtcgcgtaaggcgaaaatactacatttagtcaagctgtggaatttacagaatgaaactgaacgcactgcttttttaacaatgaccgtagtccgccgctcgtgcaaaacgcagtgaaactgacgagcctgtttagcgcggtagtggtttcgctgtgctgcatagcacgctttactgcacctcttcttcttcttcttagtgataggtagccaacatcagCATGGTGATGAATCTGCTACGCTTGGGTGATGGTGGTTCCGGTGGTGATGTTGGCGATGTGGGTGTTCCACTTCAGGTCTTTGGTCAGGGTGACGCCGAGGTACTTGGCCTGGGTCTCCTCCTGGAGTTTCTGGCCATGGAGCTGGTACTCCGTATGGTAGAGTGGTACGGCGTCGGGTCATGTGTACGGTGGTGCATTTGGCAGGATGGAATGCCATCTTCCACTTCTGTTCCCAGGACGCCAGTCTGTCGAGGTCTGTTTGGAGGTTTTCTTGGTCCGCTGTTGTCTTGACGTCAGCATGGCACGCTGTGTCGTCAGCGAAAAGTCGCGCAGTCGAGGTCAGGTCTGACGGGAGATCGTTTATGTACAGCAGAAATAG
It encodes the following:
- the LOC138958020 gene encoding uncharacterized protein, whose protein sequence is MSDEREPIVPRSAESPSAASSSAVLYHDSSQSPQSRTCQLLFVGLVVVMVLVTLVLSIWRGIEVTESGFMYFMLGLNLLGFAILEIIMIMFVRRGDLPKGKTWFLYFVGGAVILESIFTDVALFR